A segment of the Neoarius graeffei isolate fNeoGra1 chromosome 5, fNeoGra1.pri, whole genome shotgun sequence genome:
TAAAGGAAATATGAGACAATCTTTACACAAACTCAATGATATTAAATATATGATCCAGTTGTTCTCTCTTGTCACAGTTTGGCAAGTAGAACTTACAATTTGGTGTAATGtgtgttgaaaaaaaaatgctgaacaGCCTTTTCTTTTTGACCACCCAGTGAAAATAGATGGCCAGTAGCTGACTCAGAACCCTATTTGCCAACTGTGAAGAACTGTTTAGCAACCACATACTATACAAGCTGACTATTACTCAAAtattaaaaagacaaaaaaagtcaGTGATATATGGTATGGAATGAATGAGTAAGCGATATATAAGTAGGATTTAAGAACAGAAGGGCTTCAGTGATTATCCATTGAAGAATTGGTGATGAAGCCAGCTTTGGACGTAGTTTGTTCCTCTTTTACAGAATTTACAAGAGCCAAAAAATGCAAGCcacagtctttaaaaaaaaaaaagagagagagagagagagaggtagacagGGTGTGGAGGCTAACCCACCCAGATGTTCTTAGACATGCTGCTGTCCTGGTTCCACACCACCACACCCTCCAGATGTGCCACCAACCTGCTTCCACATCCCCACCCCTTAGACACAAACTGTAGGTACACAGAAATTGATTTGCCACCACTAGATTAAGCAAATCTTACATCTAGAAAGACAACTGAAATCAGGGTTGAACTCAACAAATCTTTACTAACCACTGACTTGTGGTgcagttattgttttttttttttaaataagctgCACATGTGGATTAACAAGAATGCCTTATAAACAAGAATTATTTCAAACTGTATAAATAGCATAAAATATTTAAAATTGGTTGTAGAGGTTTTTTGTTAATTAAAACTAACTAAAAGTTTAAATTCTAAAATCTCATTTTAAACTTCTGAGCTTTAAGTTAAAAACTTGGCATCATCCAGCAGTTTCTTCTCTAGGAAGCAGTTTTTGAAGCCAAAGTCCTCTCCCATTTCACTGCTACAATTTTATATAGCTCCATGGTGGCTTTTGCATCTTCTACTGAAGAGTGGCCCTTGTTTCCCATCTGAGGATACAAAGAAGATTTTTGTGAATGCTTCAAAGCAAGATTAAAACGATGCATCTTTAAATAAAAGCTGTTAATGTCACATCTGGCTGGACCAAGAGTTTTACAAAGCCAGGTTGGCTGAACGTATATCGTTTACTTGGATGGGGAATGAGGACATCTATATTTCCTGAATAAGTGTAATAATAAAAGACAAAGTGGCACACAGAACACTGCCAAAACTACATAGTCCCATTGGGAGTGGAGGAGAGAAACTGAATATGCATGAAGTTGATAATGACTTGATTATAACCATCCCCCAAAATATTTGCAACTAATTTTATTACACAGAATTAATGATCAGGTTTTGCACAAACACTTTTTCTTTAATGTGTGACAAACCTGTATATCCTTCTTTAATAGAACCTTTGTGAGGGTCTTCAGAGAGGCAGCTTGGTGCTCTGGCAGACCAGCTTTCTGATTCAGTATGGGAATGCGTGAAGTATCTCGTATGAGGTGGACAGGATGGAAATAATGCAAAGCCTTAAAATCATTCTGGACAGCATGACCCACAACCACTTTCCCTGTGAGGATCTTTAAAATCTGGGGGGTAGAGGTGTATTTGGAATTACTTTTCTACAGATTCACACATTTAGGAGAAATACATTGCAGTTCACCATGCTGCCAATTATGAAGCAGTTCAGAAAATATGACAATGCTTTACTTCTTTACCTCTCCCTGGGCTTTGTTGAAGGGTGTGGCATTACGGAGATCTTGCCAACGCACTCCACTCCAGCGAGTGCGGAAATCTGTGACTGGATTAACAGGCTTGATGAACTTGTCATAAATTACATCCCCATCATAGGAAACTATGCTGCAGCGGGCCAGCTCACTACAACGACCTTTGGGCCCGGTCCCTACCATCTCACAGTCAAGGGCTACATATTTCATTGGGTTGTGCAGTATTGAAGTGGATCCTGTTTGAGGTGTTGCCTTTGAAGACACCATGAATTTTTTGATGGTCACAGAGTTTCCATGGTGGGCTTGCGTGGAATTGGAGGGATTTGTGGACAGTTCGGGCTGTTGAGTTGTAAATTTGGGTAAAACAGCTCTGTCTTGTGAATGGTCATTTCTGTTCCAATGCAATTTATTCTTTTTGCAACTTCCATTTTtacttttgttttgctttttgtttAGAAAACCCCTACGCTCCAGGAAGCCCCTCTTTATAACAAATTGTTTGTGTCTAGCTTTTTTTTGGCCGTCATTATGGCTTGGGTCATCGAAATTTAAGTTAAGAGTAATTGTTGACATACTTCAAGAGAACATATGTCCCAGAGGAATAACTGCAATGTTACAAGAAGTTCTCTTCATTACAGGGTAGCGTTGTTAAGTCCAGTGGTGATGCTTAGCTGAACTGCTTACTCAGCCCATACATGTGGATGTTCTGTgcatcctgaaaaagaaagaacaagATGTTAATAAATGTAGTTCTTTTTTTTCTGCCATTTATTAGACGAGACTATAGAAAGCCAGTTTGTGTAAACTGTACCCATGCCAACTTAAAAGGATATATTTGGTGTGTAAAGTAACAAACATTATTGGACACCAATATTATTGACCTGATAGTGTTAGGTGTAGCTTCAGTGCAGTATAATTCAAACGAACTCTTTCACATACTTTTACAAGGAATATCAAGGATCAACAACCTATAACAGCAGTAAATGGAAAAAAATCTTTTTGGTTAAAATCTTATACTGGAAGCTACATTTACTCATACttgtttgttaaataaataaacaaataaatgctACAATACCAATATCTAATACATAGGTACTACTATAGCACATAAGCCTTGAGTATGTTGTCATGCTAATAAGCTAACAGCTCTGTGTATATTTTAGTCAgtcattctgtttttctttcagaaaaataaatgagaaaatgaaaaacaaatggtgTTTTGATTTtcatttccatccattatctgtagccacttatcctgttctatgggctatgggcgagaggcggggtacaccctggaaagtcgccaggttatcgcagggctgacgcagagacaaacaaccattcacactcacattcacacctacggtcaatttagagccaccaattaacctaacctgcatgtctttggactgtgtgggaaaccggagcacccggaggaaacccacgcagacacgatgagaacgtgcaaagtccacacagaaaggcccttgccggctgctaggctcgaacccaggaccttcttgctgtgaggcaacagtgctaaccactacaccaccatgccgcctgattttcatttcaaaatccAAAAATGAATATCTAAATAAGTCATATTTCATTTTCCTGCCCAGAACCAGCATattcaaaatttaaaaaaggacTTCATTTTCTCCTTTGTAAAACAGAAAATAAGACtgcatgaaataaaaacaaaaaatagcCCGTTTTTTCATTTTTCTGAAACTggaagggggtg
Coding sequences within it:
- the isg20l2 gene encoding interferon-stimulated 20 kDa exonuclease-like 2, whose product is MSTITLNLNFDDPSHNDGQKKARHKQFVIKRGFLERRGFLNKKQNKSKNGSCKKNKLHWNRNDHSQDRAVLPKFTTQQPELSTNPSNSTQAHHGNSVTIKKFMVSSKATPQTGSTSILHNPMKYVALDCEMVGTGPKGRCSELARCSIVSYDGDVIYDKFIKPVNPVTDFRTRWSGVRWQDLRNATPFNKAQGEILKILTGKVVVGHAVQNDFKALHYFHPVHLIRDTSRIPILNQKAGLPEHQAASLKTLTKVLLKKDIQMGNKGHSSVEDAKATMELYKIVAVKWERTLASKTAS